The following DNA comes from Quercus robur chromosome 1, dhQueRobu3.1, whole genome shotgun sequence.
TTATCTCATGATTATGACATTGCTTGAGAAATACGTTACTATGGGCAACGCAGTGCATTCAAAAAGTGCAATTGTGGTTACTGTCCTgctcttcctccctctctatATTGTCTTTAAAGAAGAGAGAACCCTctggaaaaataagaaagagcGTGAGAATCCTTCTCCTGAAATGACCGTCGAGAAATCAGAAGATTCAGAACCCAAGCAGCTAGCAGAGGAGCCGAAAGGGTCTTGTTTTGCAAACATCTTCAATAAACCAGAAAGAGGAGAAGATCACGGCATTTTGCAAGCAATACTAAGTGTTGACATGTTGTTTATCTTTGTCATTTCGTTGTGCGGATATGGGACAAGCTTAACAGCAATTGACCAATTTGGACGCATTGGCAAAGCACAAGGATATAGTGATAGACTCGTAGGCTCCATTATTACACTAGTAAGCATATGGAATTACTATGGAAGAGTCTACTCAGGCTTTGTCTCAGAACTATTGCTTATGAAATATAAGCTTCCACGTTCGACTATGATGACAGTAGTGCTTTTCATATCAGGCATTGGAATGCTCTTCGTGGCCTTCCCTGAAATCCCATTTGCATTTTATGTGGCATCAGTGCTGATTGGATTTTCATTTGGTGCACAAGTACCATTAAACTTGGCAATGATTTCTGAGTTCTTTGGCCTTAAGTACTACTCTACACTGTTCAATTGTGCCCAATTGATAAGTCCACTTGGGTCATTTCTACTAAATGCAAAGCTCACAAAATCTCTCTACTTCAAAGAGGCTACGAAGGACCTCATAGCTAAGGGTGTGGATACATCATCTGTGAAGGACCCAACTTGCATTGGACACCACTGTTTTAGGCTGTCTTTCTCGATTTTGGCCATGGTTGCATTCTTTGGAGCTTTTGCAGCGCTTTTATTGTCGAAGAGAACGAAAGAATTTTACAAAGGTGACATATATAGGAAGTACAGAGTTAAAGAAGATGAAGCATATAAGAGGTACAAAGGTGAAACATATACGATGTTTAGAGAAGACTCTAAGGCCAACTAGACAGAGGTCATTCAATCCTCTCAAAATGGACGGTAGTGAGCCTCCAAAGGATGGATACACAACACTGAAATGGTGGaatggaaaaagaagaaatggcATTATTAGATTAGCAAATTTGAAATGATCAAGAAGGGCttcagttcttttttttcttctttttttcttttatttaaattagatACTGTACTGTACTTGTATTTACCCTCTACTTAGTATACTTGGTGGGATTGGCAACTTGTGAGTTAGAAAATGTGTTGTCACTTTTATGTCTTTATACATGAGATTAAAATTGCCATTGGAGAATCATACAGAATCTTTGTTACAAATTGACATTATGGATTACAAAGAGGCCCACCCAACtgttcttacaatttttttcataaatt
Coding sequences within:
- the LOC126719384 gene encoding uncharacterized protein LOC126719384 yields the protein MGGGECFQFVVHVVKGKWFTVFASLLIMAGAGATYIYGIYSKQIQKTLGYDEDAMNKITLYRDVGANVAIFAGLIAEVVPTWVVTLIGAAMNFGGYFMIWRAVTGKISKPKVWHMCAYIAIGTNSQNFANTAALVTCVKNFPESRGVVLGLMKGLVGLSGAILTQIFLGMYEDDLNSLILLIGWLPAAVSVVFVFTLRTMKTERQPNELKVFLLFFYSTIVLAFYLMIMTLLEKYVTMGNAVHSKSAIVVTVLLFLPLYIVFKEERTLWKNKKERENPSPEMTVEKSEDSEPKQLAEEPKGSCFANIFNKPERGEDHGILQAILSVDMLFIFVISLCGYGTSLTAIDQFGRIGKAQGYSDRLVGSIITLVSIWNYYGRVYSGFVSELLLMKYKLPRSTMMTVVLFISGIGMLFVAFPEIPFAFYVASVLIGFSFGAQVPLNLAMISEFFGLKYYSTLFNCAQLISPLGSFLLNAKLTKSLYFKEATKDLIAKGVDTSSVKDPTCIGHHCFRLSFSILAMVAFFGAFAALLLSKRTKEFYKGDIYRKYRVKEDEAYKRYKGETYTMFREDSKAN